ATGGACAACTTCCGAACTTAGATCTCTTCAATTTAGTCACTAAAATTTGTACAAAAGAAGGAgttttcaatacattcaaaatgagGGAAAACAAAGAATTCCGAAGTGCTTATAGAGACTGGCTGTACTCGTTTAACACTTTGTTTTCAATGGTAACATCTCAAGCAACTGGTATACCTGATGGAAACCATGGATTGTTCCATCGCTTTGGAATTGAAGCTGTTACAATTGAAGGACATCCTTACAATGGGAAAGGGAACAATTGGAGAGTTGAATATTTGATAGTCGGTAGAATTTTAGAAGGAGTTTTCAGAAGCttgaacaatttattggaaaaatTCCATCAGAgcttttttttttaccttttaACCTCATCCAACAGATATGTATCAATAGGACATTATTTCCCATCGATTGCCGCAATAGCAGGAGTTCTTTATTTGAGAGCATGTGCCAAGTGGTGTAATTTACAGAAGAAGACATCTGGAAAGaaagatgatgatgatgaggaAGAATCAAAGCAGGAAGAAATCCAAGTTCTGGAAGGTCACAAGAGAGTAAATGATGTGTTTTGTGATAAAGATAAACtgaaaagaatgaaagaatCATTCGATAAGGAAATGAAATTGGCTTGTGCTGCACCTGAAAAAGAGAAGACTCAACTGGGTGACGTTCTTCTTATTTTCCTACTTGTCCATTGTATTGGAATATTTATGATGAATTGCCCCAAGATTTTAGTTGGAATTGGGGAACAATACGACCTTAAGAAAGAAACATCTCTCTTCTATGGATATATTGTGCTATCCTTTTTGACTTTAGCGCTTCCgatatttgtgaaatttaagAGAAACTCAGAAGCTATGACTATTTTTAATGTTTTAGCTTTGTTAGAATTGGGAACTCTATTGATATGTGTTGGGATGAATAATTTCAGCTTGGCAATTCTCACAGGTATACTTTATACACCTTTCGCTCTATTCATCAATAATTCTAACTCAAAAGCATTATCTATTGCCCAAAAAGTGTTCTGGTTGCTCTTGCATCCACAAGTAGTCCTTCTTGTTGTTACAGTAATCAATTCGAAGTTCATGTTTCCCAATCAGGgttttgaagaaatatttaaGAGAGGTATTGTGGCCACTCAACAAGCTCTTATTTATTCTATCGTTGATTCGATGATTTACGGAAATTGGTTATTCAATATTGTAACAGCAATATTTATACCGAATTGGTTATGTTTCTGGATTCTGACTTTCTCTCCGAAAAGATTTGAAAGGAGTGACAGTGAAATTGAACACGAAAAAActgactgaaaatttttttgttactGTTAAGCAGAATTTATATTTCTTATCTTGTGTGGTTCTCTAAATGCTTTTAGTGGACACTTtgtgtgaaacaccctgtagttaTGATGTCTTTAGTAAATAAAGAAAACCACCTAATTATTTATTCTCATGTTTTAGTAAAATTCAACAGCTGTTGTTAGTCTACAATATTAAATATGCTAAAAATCAAGCAATAAACTGAATACAAACCATaacataaatataaaataagCTCACATTTCAAGTCTTTTTGAAATTAACCTTGTATTTCAATACaatttaataataatagtcttataGGAATTAAAAAAGTACTAATACTCTAAAGCCCACTCGTTTTCTGCTAGGAACGCATCCACTACTTCTTTCATTGCAAAATTTGGTATCAACTGGTCTTGTGTAAGTTTAACTCTTGTGACGGGATCAAAATGACCAACCCTCTGAAACACAACATTGTATTTGGAAAATGAATTAGCGATTATAAGTGAAAAGAATATGTTTACCTGCAGGTGCTCTTCCAGGTCTTTCTTATCATAAGTTATTCCGCTAGGTGTAATGACTGgttcttgcaaaatttcaaaactaattttgcCACAAAGATAATCCGGTACCTCCCGTTTTCTACGTCTATCATCAACCTTGCTCAATAAATTATTAAgttcatttatgaatttttctgcTCTCCCTTCTGCTTCTTCAATTAAAACCTCCTTTTCCTCTTTTCTGATATCATCATCAGATGTTAT
This genomic stretch from Coccinella septempunctata chromosome 7, icCocSept1.1, whole genome shotgun sequence harbors:
- the LOC123318091 gene encoding glycosylphosphatidylinositol anchor attachment 1 protein, with translation MGLLTDPNCDQGKLTKALLKYYNAICILFYLAGITCFLALASREVSNNTYFSENALLAGLVKSQFADDPLARLYYNELQDEMKKYDDSLPYPWLLAKFQQIGLDTYTHNFSLHPVLGKSKKFSGKNVYGILRAPRAASTESLILSVPYRPPSSPHLTTAPSIAMLLAFANFASKEKYWAKDIIFLITEHEQLGIQAWLEAYHQDSCGSGVLESGDLEGRAGSIQAAINLELHTVKIAHIDIKIEGLNGQLPNLDLFNLVTKICTKEGVFNTFKMRENKEFRSAYRDWLYSFNTLFSMVTSQATGIPDGNHGLFHRFGIEAVTIEGHPYNGKGNNWRVEYLIVGRILEGVFRSLNNLLEKFHQSFFFYLLTSSNRYVSIGHYFPSIAAIAGVLYLRACAKWCNLQKKTSGKKDDDDEEESKQEEIQVLEGHKRVNDVFCDKDKLKRMKESFDKEMKLACAAPEKEKTQLGDVLLIFLLVHCIGIFMMNCPKILVGIGEQYDLKKETSLFYGYIVLSFLTLALPIFVKFKRNSEAMTIFNVLALLELGTLLICVGMNNFSLAILTGILYTPFALFINNSNSKALSIAQKVFWLLLHPQVVLLVVTVINSKFMFPNQGFEEIFKRGIVATQQALIYSIVDSMIYGNWLFNIVTAIFIPNWLCFWILTFSPKRFERSDSEIEHEKTD